Proteins encoded in a region of the Bradyrhizobium sp. CB3481 genome:
- a CDS encoding ABC transporter substrate-binding protein — MSTSRRTLLKTSAAAAAAFTLDWRRAQAQAETVRIGLIYDLTGPFAAGGSVASSIGAQIAIDLVNEKGGIGGKYKVAPVAADSQSKPDVAINEANRLIDQEKIDIINGVYASSHAVPLAAKVEQQKKILWITTAVSTAVFKDKNLQYVFRAQIHSDQYGQAFASFLNEHAKAKLGMEPKEVKVALIHEDGPYGVGVAAADEAYAKEAGLQVVLKEGYSASAPDLSVLVTKIKRARADVISHAGYNPDITLFLRQARENGLKFKMLFGAGAGYSQLDKLRATFAADIDNFCNIDPVPAQLLDPAKLAPGIGDLTKTMVARYKEKTSATDVPPHCSMGFNQTWVLLNNVLPVAKEKYGGFDPEAVRKAALDVDIPVGGTIQGYGVKFYRPGTPLSGQNERSTPVVMQNAGEHISVVWPTSIRTQDPVFPLPKSSVYAA; from the coding sequence ATGTCGACTTCACGCAGGACGCTGCTGAAGACTTCCGCGGCTGCCGCCGCCGCTTTCACCCTCGATTGGAGACGCGCGCAGGCGCAAGCCGAGACGGTACGCATCGGCCTGATCTACGACCTGACCGGCCCCTTTGCCGCCGGCGGATCGGTCGCCTCCTCGATCGGCGCGCAGATTGCCATCGATCTCGTCAACGAAAAAGGCGGCATCGGCGGCAAGTACAAGGTCGCTCCTGTCGCCGCCGACTCGCAGAGCAAGCCCGACGTTGCGATCAATGAAGCCAATCGCCTGATCGATCAGGAGAAGATCGATATCATCAACGGCGTCTATGCGAGTTCGCACGCCGTACCGCTCGCAGCCAAGGTCGAGCAGCAGAAGAAGATCCTCTGGATCACGACCGCGGTTTCGACCGCCGTGTTCAAGGACAAGAACCTGCAATACGTCTTCCGCGCGCAGATTCATTCCGATCAGTACGGCCAGGCGTTTGCGAGCTTCCTCAACGAGCACGCCAAGGCCAAGCTCGGCATGGAGCCGAAGGAGGTCAAGGTCGCGCTGATCCACGAGGACGGTCCCTACGGCGTCGGCGTTGCCGCCGCTGATGAAGCCTATGCCAAGGAGGCAGGGCTGCAGGTCGTGCTCAAGGAAGGTTATTCGGCGTCTGCGCCCGACCTTTCGGTCTTGGTGACCAAGATCAAGCGCGCACGGGCCGACGTGATCTCGCATGCGGGATACAATCCCGACATCACCCTGTTCCTGCGCCAGGCTCGCGAGAACGGCCTCAAGTTCAAGATGCTGTTCGGCGCCGGCGCGGGCTACAGCCAGCTCGACAAGCTGCGGGCAACCTTCGCCGCCGACATCGACAATTTCTGCAACATCGATCCGGTGCCGGCACAACTGCTCGATCCTGCCAAGCTCGCGCCCGGCATCGGCGATCTCACCAAGACCATGGTGGCGCGTTACAAGGAGAAGACCAGCGCGACGGATGTGCCGCCGCACTGTTCGATGGGCTTCAACCAGACCTGGGTCCTGCTCAACAACGTGCTGCCCGTCGCCAAGGAGAAATACGGCGGCTTCGATCCCGAAGCGGTCCGCAAGGCGGCGCTCGACGTCGATATCCCCGTGGGCGGCACCATCCAGGGCTACGGCGTAAAATTCTATCGGCCCGGCACGCCGCTCTCCGGCCAGAACGAGCGCTCGACCCCCGTCGTGATGCAAAATGCCGGCGAGCATATTTCAGTGGTCTGGCCGACCAGCATCAGGACGCAGGACCCGGTCTTCCCGCTGCCGAAATCGTCGGTGTACGCGGCTTAG
- a CDS encoding LysR family transcriptional regulator — protein sequence MDLRRLRYFVAVAEERSVAQAAVRLRMAQPPLSVQIRKLEAEVGTSLFRRGARGMELTAAGRALLSRAREALALAAEGFETARAVAAGRHGRLSVGYMFALAHAVLPRLVPELRRSLPKVDLEFIELSASTREARLLDHSVTVALCMPAIRHSEIEVSTIGKQRLMLAMPAGSQLARGAAVPVKKLQGRPLISLPWPAEDPATSVVTSLLRRHQVSMPVANRVETVHSALSLVLAGEGMAIVPACSQLGAPTGVVFRPFLDADDAMDVAVCWRRDSLNPLVRNFLKCAERVIRQV from the coding sequence ATGGACCTCCGGCGTCTCCGCTATTTCGTTGCCGTCGCCGAAGAGCGCAGCGTCGCCCAGGCGGCCGTACGTCTGCGCATGGCGCAACCGCCGCTGTCGGTGCAGATCCGCAAACTGGAAGCGGAAGTCGGCACCTCGCTGTTTCGCCGCGGGGCGCGGGGCATGGAGCTGACCGCCGCCGGCCGCGCCTTGCTGTCGCGCGCACGCGAGGCGCTGGCGCTGGCGGCCGAGGGTTTTGAGACCGCCCGCGCGGTGGCGGCGGGACGCCATGGAAGACTATCGGTCGGCTACATGTTCGCGCTCGCCCACGCCGTATTGCCAAGGCTCGTTCCAGAGCTGCGAAGGTCCCTTCCCAAGGTCGATCTTGAGTTCATCGAACTGAGCGCCTCGACGCGCGAGGCGCGGCTGCTCGATCACAGCGTGACGGTTGCGCTGTGCATGCCGGCCATTCGCCACAGCGAGATCGAAGTATCCACGATCGGGAAGCAGCGGTTGATGCTGGCGATGCCGGCCGGTTCGCAACTCGCGCGCGGGGCGGCGGTGCCGGTGAAGAAGCTGCAGGGCCGTCCGCTGATCAGCCTGCCCTGGCCTGCCGAAGACCCCGCGACATCCGTTGTCACCTCACTCCTGAGGCGGCATCAGGTCAGCATGCCCGTCGCGAACCGGGTGGAGACGGTGCATTCGGCGCTCAGCCTCGTCCTTGCCGGAGAAGGCATGGCGATCGTTCCCGCGTGCTCCCAGCTCGGCGCCCCGACCGGCGTCGTGTTCAGGCCCTTCCTCGATGCCGACGATGCCATGGACGTCGCGGTTTGCTGGCGGAGGGATTCGCTCAATCCGCTCGTCCGCAATTTTCTGAAATGCGCGGAGCGGGTGATCCGTCAGGTCTGA
- a CDS encoding fumarylacetoacetate hydrolase family protein → MPITTDATYILPEDSAGAALMGRIWRPDLAGPSVVAIRQEGVFDVTDEFPTASQLAAAADPAKALRAARGERVGALQDLLNNTPPDTRDPTKPWLLAPIDLQVIKAAGVTFAVSMLERVIEERARGNPDSAEAIRAEVTRIVGTDLSQLKPGSAEAQHVKDVLVSQNAWSQYLEVGIGPDAEVFTKAPVLSAVGTCVDAGLHPKSTWNNPEPEVVLVVTSDGRIVGATLGNDVNLRDFEGRSALLLSKAKDNNASCAIGPFVRFFDEGFTLDDIRKMEITLEVKGPEGFVLHGASSLTQISRDPADIVGQTINENHQYPDGFVLFLGTMFAPIQDRFAKGQGFTHVENDLVTVATPKLGRLTNRMRHSGDCEPWKFGLTELFAALMRRKGAGR, encoded by the coding sequence ATGCCCATCACCACGGACGCCACTTATATTCTGCCCGAGGATTCCGCTGGCGCCGCGCTGATGGGGCGGATCTGGCGTCCCGATCTGGCTGGCCCGTCGGTGGTGGCAATCCGCCAGGAGGGCGTTTTCGACGTCACCGATGAATTCCCGACCGCCAGCCAATTGGCGGCCGCCGCCGATCCGGCCAAGGCGCTCCGCGCGGCGCGCGGTGAGCGGGTCGGCGCGCTGCAGGATCTCCTGAACAACACGCCGCCGGACACCCGCGATCCGACCAAGCCATGGCTGCTGGCCCCGATCGACCTGCAGGTGATCAAGGCGGCCGGCGTCACATTCGCCGTGTCGATGCTGGAGCGCGTCATCGAGGAGCGGGCGCGCGGCAATCCCGATTCGGCGGAAGCGATCCGCGCCGAAGTGACGCGGATTGTCGGCACCGACCTGTCGCAGTTGAAGCCGGGCTCGGCCGAAGCACAGCATGTCAAGGACGTGCTGGTCTCCCAGAATGCCTGGAGCCAGTATCTCGAAGTCGGGATCGGTCCGGATGCCGAGGTGTTCACCAAGGCACCCGTTCTTTCCGCCGTCGGCACCTGCGTCGATGCGGGACTGCATCCAAAATCGACTTGGAATAATCCGGAGCCGGAGGTGGTGCTGGTGGTGACGAGCGACGGCCGTATCGTCGGCGCGACGCTCGGCAATGACGTCAATCTGCGCGACTTCGAGGGTCGCTCGGCGCTGCTGCTGTCCAAGGCCAAGGACAACAACGCCTCCTGCGCCATCGGGCCGTTCGTGCGGTTCTTCGATGAAGGCTTCACGCTCGACGACATCAGGAAGATGGAGATCACGCTGGAGGTGAAGGGGCCGGAAGGCTTTGTCCTGCACGGCGCATCCTCGCTGACCCAGATCAGCCGCGATCCCGCCGACATCGTCGGGCAGACCATCAACGAGAACCATCAATATCCCGATGGCTTCGTGTTGTTCCTCGGCACCATGTTCGCCCCGATCCAGGACCGTTTCGCGAAGGGGCAGGGCTTCACGCACGTCGAGAATGATCTGGTGACGGTCGCGACGCCGAAGCTCGGCCGGCTGACCAACCGCATGCGTCACAGCGGCGATTGCGAGCCCTGGAAGTTCGGCCTGACCGAGCTGTTCGCCGCCTTGATGCGCCGCAAGGGTGCCGGGCGATAA
- a CDS encoding Gfo/Idh/MocA family oxidoreductase produces MAKIRIGLVGCGFVSELHMHAYQRVYGVNVEVRAVAARGDHVVEFARRHQIATAYRSFGDLIADAEIDVIDICTPPNLHASMIVGAMQAGKHVICEKPFAGYFGRDGDMAPIGKHVPKALMYERVLEEMEATRAAIAKTGMLFMYAEDWIYAPAITKTAEMLRATKDKVLFMKGEESHSGSHAAHAAQWAMTGGGSLIRMGCHPLSAVLYLKQVEATARGETIGVTGVTCDVGNVAACLRPDERGVIKSNPVDVEDWGVLTVTFSDGTKATVFSGDMIAGGVRNLIETYTSGGALFANITPNTHMMSYQTSEEKLASVYITEKVDRKTGWQYVCLEEEWTRGYTQEIQDFMECVATGRQPLSDLALAFETIRVNYAGYWAAEEGRRVAL; encoded by the coding sequence ATGGCGAAAATCAGGATCGGCCTCGTCGGCTGCGGCTTCGTGTCCGAGCTGCACATGCACGCCTACCAGCGCGTTTACGGCGTGAATGTCGAAGTCCGGGCGGTCGCGGCGAGAGGCGATCATGTGGTCGAGTTCGCGCGCCGTCACCAGATCGCGACGGCGTATCGCAGCTTTGGTGACCTGATCGCCGACGCTGAGATCGACGTCATCGACATCTGCACGCCACCCAATCTGCACGCGTCGATGATCGTTGGCGCCATGCAGGCCGGCAAGCATGTGATCTGCGAAAAGCCGTTCGCCGGTTATTTCGGGCGCGATGGCGACATGGCGCCGATCGGCAAGCATGTGCCGAAGGCGTTGATGTACGAGCGGGTGCTGGAGGAGATGGAAGCAACCCGCGCGGCGATCGCAAAGACTGGCATGCTCTTCATGTATGCGGAGGATTGGATCTACGCGCCGGCGATCACCAAGACGGCCGAGATGCTGAGAGCCACCAAGGACAAGGTCCTGTTCATGAAGGGCGAGGAGAGCCACTCCGGCTCGCATGCGGCGCACGCCGCGCAATGGGCGATGACCGGCGGCGGCTCGCTGATCCGGATGGGATGCCATCCGCTTTCGGCCGTGCTCTATCTCAAGCAGGTCGAGGCCACGGCGCGCGGTGAGACGATTGGCGTTACCGGCGTCACCTGCGACGTCGGCAATGTGGCGGCGTGCCTGCGTCCGGATGAGCGCGGCGTCATCAAGTCAAACCCGGTCGACGTCGAAGACTGGGGCGTGCTGACGGTCACTTTCTCCGACGGCACCAAGGCGACGGTGTTTTCCGGCGACATGATCGCAGGCGGCGTGCGCAATCTGATCGAGACCTATACCAGCGGCGGCGCCCTGTTTGCCAACATCACGCCGAACACGCACATGATGAGCTATCAGACCAGCGAGGAGAAGCTCGCCAGCGTCTACATCACCGAGAAGGTCGACCGCAAAACCGGCTGGCAGTATGTCTGCCTCGAAGAGGAATGGACGCGCGGCTACACGCAGGAAATCCAGGACTTTATGGAATGCGTCGCCACGGGCCGGCAACCGCTTTCGGATCTGGCGCTGGCCTTCGAGACGATCAGGGTGAATTACGCGGGGTATTGGGCGGCGGAGGAGGGCAGGCGCGTTGCGCTGTGA
- a CDS encoding glutathione S-transferase family protein: MTKSDRITLYYSPQTRATGTRVLLEELGAPYDLHVLNMKAGEQRQPGYLAVNPLGKVPAIRHGEALVTEQVAIYIYLADLFPGAGLAPALDDPRRGPYLRWIAYYGASFEPALIDKFMNHPPAPVTQSPYSDYETMLGALEAQLSKGPYLLGDRITAADILWGVAFSWTITFGLVPKKDVFVRYAERITSRPAYQRINAADNEMAAQHAAAAGA; this comes from the coding sequence ATGACCAAATCCGACCGCATCACCCTGTATTATTCGCCCCAGACACGCGCCACGGGCACGCGGGTGTTGCTGGAAGAACTGGGAGCCCCCTACGATCTCCATGTTCTCAACATGAAGGCGGGCGAGCAGCGGCAGCCCGGCTATCTCGCTGTCAACCCGCTCGGCAAAGTGCCGGCGATCCGCCATGGCGAGGCGCTGGTGACGGAGCAGGTCGCGATCTACATCTATCTCGCCGACCTGTTTCCCGGAGCCGGCCTGGCGCCGGCGCTCGACGATCCCAGGCGCGGGCCTTATTTGCGCTGGATCGCCTATTACGGCGCGTCCTTTGAGCCGGCCCTGATCGACAAGTTCATGAATCACCCGCCAGCTCCGGTGACGCAATCGCCCTATTCGGACTACGAGACCATGCTCGGCGCGCTCGAGGCGCAGCTTTCCAAAGGCCCCTATCTGCTCGGCGACCGCATCACCGCGGCCGACATTCTCTGGGGCGTTGCCTTCAGCTGGACGATAACGTTCGGCCTGGTGCCGAAGAAGGACGTGTTCGTGCGCTATGCCGAGCGCATCACCTCGCGCCCCGCCTACCAGCGCATCAACGCGGCCGACAATGAAATGGCGGCGCAGCATGCCGCAGCCGCCGGCGCGTGA
- a CDS encoding Lrp/AsnC family transcriptional regulator, giving the protein MTELDRIDLRILSELLADARASQIELAEKVGLSPTACARRIRQLEESGIIRGYRADLEPTALGLVTTVVVTITLEKQSEDYLAAFEAAIARCPDVVSCHLMSGSDDYHLQVIARDIADFERIHKQHLSRMPGVARIHSSFAMREVVRRAIPETALRR; this is encoded by the coding sequence GTGACCGAGCTGGATCGCATTGATTTACGGATTCTAAGCGAGCTGCTCGCCGACGCCCGGGCAAGCCAGATCGAGCTCGCCGAAAAGGTCGGCCTATCGCCAACGGCCTGCGCGCGCCGCATCCGTCAGCTCGAGGAAAGTGGGATCATCCGGGGCTATCGCGCCGATCTCGAACCGACCGCGCTCGGGCTGGTCACGACCGTTGTCGTCACTATCACGCTGGAAAAGCAGAGCGAGGACTACCTCGCCGCGTTCGAAGCCGCCATCGCGCGCTGCCCCGACGTCGTGTCCTGCCACCTGATGTCGGGCAGCGACGATTATCATTTGCAGGTGATTGCCCGCGACATCGCGGATTTCGAGCGCATCCACAAGCAGCATCTTTCACGCATGCCCGGTGTGGCGCGCATCCATTCCAGCTTTGCGATGCGCGAGGTGGTACGCCGCGCCATTCCCGAGACGGCTTTGCGGCGCTAG
- a CDS encoding YafY family protein — MRASRLLSILTTLQARGRITAPELAEACEVSVRTIYRDIDALAAAGIPVYADRGAEGGYRLLDGYRVRLNGLSPPEAEALFMAGLPGPAAALGLDAAMMAAQNKVMAALPANLRENAGRMQERFYLDAPSWFGEAEEPVHLRAIAGALLRERLIKIRYRSWRAEKQRRVAPLGLVLKGGSWYLAGSVDGSVRTYRVARILDCSVLDEPFVRPTDFDLAAYWQAATLRLEAELHPSTVTLRLSPFGVKLLNALSPPYVKARMRIEDAPDSDGWRIAVLPIGKTVWHAATELLRFGAEAEVLEPAELREKMAEIAQAMAARYHGGRAAGPASESLAPPIASS; from the coding sequence ATGCGCGCGAGCCGATTGCTTTCCATCCTCACCACCCTGCAGGCCCGGGGGCGGATCACCGCGCCCGAGCTGGCGGAAGCCTGCGAGGTATCGGTCCGCACCATCTATCGGGACATCGATGCGCTCGCGGCCGCCGGCATCCCTGTCTACGCGGACCGCGGCGCGGAAGGCGGCTACCGCCTGCTCGACGGCTACCGCGTGCGGCTGAACGGATTGTCGCCGCCGGAGGCCGAAGCGCTGTTCATGGCGGGACTGCCGGGCCCTGCCGCTGCGCTTGGTCTCGATGCGGCGATGATGGCGGCGCAGAACAAGGTGATGGCGGCGCTGCCGGCGAACTTGCGCGAAAACGCCGGGCGCATGCAGGAGCGTTTCTATCTCGACGCGCCAAGCTGGTTCGGCGAGGCCGAGGAGCCAGTGCATCTGCGCGCGATTGCGGGCGCGCTATTGCGCGAACGTCTCATCAAGATTCGCTATCGGAGCTGGCGGGCGGAAAAGCAGCGCCGCGTCGCACCGCTCGGCCTCGTGCTGAAAGGCGGCAGCTGGTATCTCGCCGGCAGTGTCGATGGCAGCGTGCGCACCTACCGTGTCGCGCGGATTCTGGATTGCAGCGTTCTGGATGAACCTTTCGTCCGCCCCACAGATTTCGATCTCGCCGCCTATTGGCAGGCCGCGACGCTGCGGCTCGAGGCCGAACTCCATCCGAGCACCGTCACCCTGCGGCTGTCACCGTTTGGCGTCAAACTGCTCAATGCCTTGAGCCCGCCTTATGTAAAGGCGCGCATGCGTATCGAAGACGCTCCCGATAGCGACGGCTGGCGCATCGCCGTGCTCCCGATCGGAAAGACCGTATGGCATGCGGCAACCGAGCTGCTGCGTTTCGGCGCCGAGGCGGAGGTGCTGGAGCCGGCCGAGCTGCGCGAGAAGATGGCGGAGATCGCGCAGGCGATGGCCGCGCGCTATCACGGTGGAAGGGCTGCTGGACCAGCGTCGGAGAGCCTCGCGCCGCCGATCGCATCGAGCTGA
- a CDS encoding amidase, with product MTDELCFLPASELRTRIARKQVSPVEIINAVLARAERLQGELNCFITLCGDEAMAEARKAEQEVMAGGPLPLLHGIPYTVKDLVNTRGVRTTFGAVPYKDNVPDHDAVAVARMRAAGVILIGKTTTPEFGTKCLTDSPLFGRTRNAWNATRSSGGSSGGAAVAVASGIAPLAIATDGGGSTRIPAACNGVVGLKQSNGVIPHSQVQDAFGNQTYVTPTTRTVADTALMMQAMSGEDASDPWSIGVPPGNFVEGSAPNGDLRGRKIAFCLAPLGRPVAADVAAAFKVALTRLEALGAEIEEMSAEGFEIEPIWRAINHTAWRARFEKLAADHGEVLSETFMKQLALATKVSGVDYQQAMFDRTALFRRIQTLLQRFDILAMPAITRTALPIDQDLFGTIEIDGRVFSDVRPSWFPWTMPFNMTGHPAVSLPCGFGADGLPVAIQLVGKFRGDVELLRVSALFEASQDILGRWPNFA from the coding sequence ATGACTGACGAACTGTGCTTTCTGCCGGCCAGCGAGCTCCGCACACGGATCGCCCGCAAGCAGGTTTCGCCGGTCGAGATTATCAATGCCGTGCTGGCGCGCGCCGAGCGGCTGCAGGGCGAATTGAACTGCTTCATCACGCTGTGCGGCGATGAGGCGATGGCCGAGGCGAGGAAGGCGGAGCAGGAGGTTATGGCCGGCGGGCCGCTGCCGCTTCTGCACGGCATTCCCTACACCGTGAAGGATCTCGTCAACACCAGGGGTGTGCGAACGACGTTCGGCGCGGTGCCCTACAAGGACAACGTTCCTGACCATGATGCGGTCGCGGTGGCGCGAATGCGGGCAGCCGGTGTCATCCTGATAGGCAAGACCACGACGCCGGAGTTCGGCACCAAGTGCCTGACGGATTCGCCGCTGTTCGGCCGCACGCGCAATGCCTGGAATGCGACACGCTCCAGCGGTGGTTCGAGCGGAGGTGCGGCGGTTGCGGTTGCCAGCGGCATCGCGCCGCTGGCCATCGCAACCGATGGCGGTGGCTCGACGCGGATTCCGGCCGCTTGCAACGGCGTGGTCGGGTTGAAGCAAAGCAACGGCGTCATTCCGCACAGCCAGGTGCAGGATGCGTTCGGCAATCAGACCTATGTGACTCCGACAACGCGCACCGTCGCGGACACCGCCTTGATGATGCAGGCGATGTCGGGAGAGGACGCTTCCGATCCGTGGTCGATCGGAGTCCCGCCCGGGAATTTTGTCGAGGGATCGGCGCCGAACGGCGACCTGCGCGGGCGCAAAATTGCGTTCTGCCTCGCGCCGCTGGGACGGCCGGTCGCGGCCGATGTCGCCGCCGCATTCAAGGTCGCGCTGACCAGGCTGGAAGCGCTCGGGGCCGAAATCGAGGAAATGTCCGCCGAAGGATTTGAGATCGAGCCGATTTGGCGCGCCATCAACCACACCGCCTGGCGTGCGCGGTTCGAGAAGCTTGCGGCCGATCATGGCGAGGTGCTCAGCGAGACCTTCATGAAGCAACTGGCGCTGGCGACCAAGGTCAGCGGTGTTGACTATCAGCAGGCGATGTTTGACCGTACCGCGCTGTTCCGGCGGATTCAGACATTGCTGCAGAGGTTCGACATTCTCGCGATGCCTGCCATCACCCGCACCGCGCTTCCGATCGATCAGGACCTGTTCGGCACGATCGAAATCGACGGCCGGGTGTTCAGTGACGTGCGGCCGAGCTGGTTTCCCTGGACCATGCCGTTCAACATGACCGGCCATCCTGCGGTCAGTCTGCCCTGCGGCTTTGGCGCTGATGGCCTGCCGGTTGCGATCCAGCTGGTCGGGAAATTCCGCGGGGACGTCGAATTGCTGCGGGTCAGTGCGCTGTTCGAGGCCTCGCAAGATATTCTCGGCCGTTGGCCGAATTTCGCCTGA
- a CDS encoding ABC transporter permease — MSVFILRRFLTLIATLFGASLIIFLVLDALPGNAAQMLMGADASPDAVRAMTIKLGLDQPLYYRYFHWIAGMLTGDLGNSYVYGTPVAALIAERLTLTIPLAIMSMSMTVVLALAAGIYTAANHNKLGDVGVMSLTQFGIALPNFWFAILLILLFAVKLQWLSAGGFAGWDDSIIAGIKSLLLPAISLSVVQAAILARVTRSAVLEVLREDFVRTARAKGLSKRDVLWRHVLRNAMIPVMTIMGLQFANLLAGTIVIENVFYLPGLGRLIFQSIANRDLIVVRNCVMLLAGIVVIVNFVVDVLYAFIDPRIKVHNL; from the coding sequence TTGAGCGTCTTCATCTTGCGCCGCTTTCTGACGCTGATCGCGACGCTCTTCGGCGCGTCGCTGATCATCTTCCTGGTGCTGGATGCCTTGCCCGGCAATGCCGCGCAGATGCTGATGGGCGCCGACGCCTCGCCCGACGCCGTCCGCGCGATGACGATCAAGCTCGGGCTCGATCAGCCGCTCTATTATCGCTACTTCCACTGGATCGCGGGCATGCTGACAGGCGATCTCGGCAACAGCTATGTCTATGGCACGCCTGTTGCAGCATTGATCGCGGAGCGTCTTACGCTGACAATTCCTCTGGCGATCATGTCCATGTCCATGACGGTCGTGCTGGCGCTTGCGGCCGGCATCTATACGGCGGCAAACCACAACAAGCTCGGCGATGTCGGCGTGATGTCGCTGACGCAGTTCGGCATCGCTCTTCCGAACTTCTGGTTCGCCATCCTGCTGATCCTGCTGTTTGCGGTGAAGCTGCAATGGCTCTCGGCCGGCGGATTTGCGGGATGGGACGACAGCATCATCGCCGGAATCAAGTCGCTGCTGCTCCCGGCGATCTCGCTGTCGGTGGTGCAGGCGGCGATCCTGGCGCGCGTCACGCGCTCGGCGGTGCTGGAGGTGCTGCGCGAGGATTTCGTGCGCACGGCGCGCGCCAAGGGCCTCAGCAAGCGCGACGTGTTATGGCGGCACGTGCTGCGCAATGCGATGATTCCCGTCATGACGATCATGGGCCTGCAATTCGCCAATCTTCTGGCAGGCACGATCGTGATCGAGAACGTGTTCTATCTGCCGGGGCTTGGCCGGCTGATCTTCCAGTCGATCGCCAACCGCGATCTGATCGTGGTGCGCAACTGTGTGATGCTGCTTGCAGGCATCGTCGTCATCGTCAATTTCGTGGTCGACGTGCTCTATGCGTTCATCGATCCGCGCATCAAGGTGCATAACCTATGA
- the ald gene encoding alanine dehydrogenase, translating to MRIGVPKEIKIEEYRVGLTPASVREYVTQGHEVIVEQGAGAGIGAGDDVYRSAGAGIVDTSAEIFATADMVVKVKEPQSVEWRQLRENQILFTYLHLAPDAQQTKGLAASGCTAVAYETVTDAHGGLPLLAPMSEVAGRLAIEAAGAALRKSADGMGKLIGGVPGVAPSRIAVIGGGVVGTHAARMAAGLGADILILDRSLPRLRILDEMFQGRVRTRYATLEAIEEEVIAADVVIGAVLVPGASAPKLVSRAQLGRMKRRAVLVDVAIDQGGCFETSRPTTHQAPTYLVDEIVHYCVANMPGAVPVTSSHALNNATLPFGLALAGKGIRALIEDPHLRAGVNVHRGQITNRAVADSQNLPAAEPETILAA from the coding sequence ATGCGGATCGGCGTGCCCAAGGAAATCAAGATCGAGGAATATCGCGTCGGTCTGACGCCGGCCTCGGTGCGGGAATATGTGACGCAGGGGCACGAGGTGATCGTCGAACAGGGCGCCGGGGCCGGCATCGGGGCAGGCGATGATGTCTACCGTTCGGCCGGCGCAGGGATCGTGGATACATCAGCGGAGATTTTTGCGACTGCCGACATGGTGGTCAAGGTCAAGGAGCCGCAGTCGGTGGAATGGCGCCAGCTCCGCGAGAACCAGATTCTTTTCACGTACCTGCATCTCGCACCGGATGCCCAGCAGACCAAGGGGCTCGCTGCATCCGGCTGCACCGCGGTTGCCTATGAGACGGTGACGGATGCCCATGGCGGGCTGCCTTTGCTGGCGCCGATGAGCGAAGTGGCGGGGCGGCTGGCGATCGAGGCGGCCGGCGCGGCGCTGCGGAAATCGGCCGACGGCATGGGCAAGCTGATCGGCGGCGTGCCGGGCGTCGCGCCGAGCCGGATTGCGGTGATCGGCGGCGGCGTGGTCGGCACGCATGCGGCGCGAATGGCGGCTGGCCTCGGCGCCGACATCCTCATCCTCGACCGCTCGCTGCCGCGGCTTCGTATTCTTGACGAGATGTTCCAGGGGCGCGTTCGCACCCGCTACGCGACGCTGGAGGCGATCGAGGAAGAGGTGATCGCGGCGGACGTCGTGATCGGCGCCGTGCTGGTGCCGGGCGCCAGCGCGCCAAAACTCGTCTCGCGCGCACAACTCGGCCGCATGAAACGCCGCGCTGTGCTGGTCGACGTTGCGATCGACCAGGGCGGCTGCTTCGAGACGTCGCGGCCGACCACGCATCAGGCGCCGACCTATCTCGTCGACGAGATCGTGCACTATTGCGTCGCTAACATGCCCGGTGCGGTGCCGGTGACGTCGAGCCATGCGCTCAACAATGCCACGCTGCCGTTCGGCCTCGCGCTGGCGGGGAAGGGCATCCGCGCGCTGATCGAGGATCCGCATCTACGCGCCGGCGTCAACGTCCACCGTGGACAGATCACCAATCGCGCGGTGGCCGACAGCCAGAATTTGCCTGCGGCGGAGCCTGAGACGATTCTGGCGGCTTGA